One Burkholderia sp. 9120 genomic window, ATCAAGCCCGCGTAGGCATAAGCGCGCGCCACGCCCATCAGCGTGTCGCGGCGCATGATCTTGCGCAATTCGAAGCCAATCCCCGCCATTAGCGTGTCTCCTGCGATTGAACGGACGCCGCGGTCTGCGCACGCGCGCCCGCTCCGTTCGATTGAGTGCCATGGTTCACCGGGCAGCGCGCGGCGTCGCCGCCCGCAGCGTTCGCCTTACGATCCGGCAGCGCGGCCAGACGCTCGTACAGCACCCGATAGCGATCGATCATCTGCGTCTTCGTGTAGTAGCGGCGCACGCGAGCCAGGCCCGCCTGCTGCGCGGCCAGCCAGCGCGCGTCGTCGGCGAGCAGCGACAGCACCGCCTGGGCGAACGCCGCCGGGTCCGCGAGCTGCACCACCATGCCGGCCGAGCCAAGCGCGCGGTCTTCTTCGTCGACGCCTTCGATCAGTTGGCGGCACGAACCCACGTCGGTCGTGATGGCGGGCACGCCAGCGGCGAAGCCCTCCAGCACCACCAGCGGCAACGCCTCGCTGATCGAGGTCAGCGCGATCACGTCGACCTGCGGCAGCATCTCGTCGATACGCTGGAAGCCGAGGAATTTCACATTCCGGCCGAGCCCGAGACTTTCCACCAGCGCACGGCATTCGAGCGCATAGGCGGGATCTTCCTCTTCCGGCCCGATGATCCAGCCCTCCAGATCGGGCAGACTGCGCGACGCGATAAAGATCGAGCGAATGAAGGTCTTGATGTCCTTGATCGGCACCACCCGGCCGATCAGCGCCACCACACGATGCGCGCGCGGTTTGCGCTGCGCCACCAGCGGCGCGAGACCGTCGACGTCGATGCCGTTCGGAATGCATTGCGTGCGTTCGGCACGCGCGCCGTCGGTAATCTGGCGCTGACGGTTGGTCTCGTACAACGCGACGATGTCGTCGGCGGCGTCATAGGCGAGCTTGCCGATCGCCTCGAAGAAGCGCACCCACAGCTCGCGGAAATAGCTGACGCGCGAGATATCGCGCTCGAACACGCCGCGGTTGTCGCGAATCCACTGGCTTTGCAGCAGGTCGATCTTGCGTTCTTTCGTATAGATGCCGTGTTCCGAAATCAGCAACGGCCGGCCGGTGCGGTAATGCATCAGCGCGCCGAGGAAGCCGCCGTAACCGGTCGACACCGTGTGGTACACCCGCGCCGGCAACAGCTTTTCGGCGACGCGGGCAAGTTGCCACAACGGCTTGTGCATGATCCGCACGGTCCAGAAATAATCGGTGAACGACGGATCGGTGCAGTACTTCTGGTACTGATCGACGATCGTGTCCCACGCCGCGCGGCTCGACAGAAACTCCGCCTCGTTCAGCGCGCCTTTCTCGCCCAGCATCGGAATCATGCTGGCCATCAGCGCGCCGGCGTCCACGCCGCTGCGCGTGTCGCGCAGCGCATCGTGCAATTCCTGCGAGCGCGCGAAGGCCGCGGCGTCGCCGGCGACCGCGCGCGGCTGCGGCAGGTCGGCCCGCTCCGACTCGTACAGGAAGTGCGTTTCGATATGCACGACGTTATCCGGCAACGCGTACGCAACGCCCGAATAGTCCTGCAGGCGGCTGCCGATGAACACGATCGCGAAACGGGTCGTCGGATAAGAGCGGATCATTTCATTGACCCAGCTCGACACCCCGCCGCGCACGAACGGGAACGTGCCTTCGAGCAGCAGGCAGACATCGGCGTCGGCGGCGCGACGTACAGGAAGTTCTTTGATCATGACCAGTACTTCACCACCGGTTTGAGTGTGGGCAACGCGGCCGCGTTACCCAGCGAGCCGAGCAGTTGCGACACGCTGGCATAGTGGCCGCGCAGGAAATCCGCCTCCGCCAGCCACGGCACCAGCCGTTCGCGCGGGAAGCCCAGATCCAGCGCCCGCGCAATATGTTCGTGAGCGGCATCCGGCAGACCGTTCGCCAGTGCGAGACGGCCGCGAATCAGCCACAGCGCCGCGTCGCTCTGATCGGTTTCGAGCGCCGCCTGCGCGTAGCGGTCGGCCTGTTGCAGCGTGTGACGGTAGACCGCGCCCTGCACCAGGTTCTGGTACACGAGTTCGAAATAGAGTTCGGCCAGCAGACGGTTGAGCGCGTGGCGCTCGGCGTCGCTATGGGTGGCTTCCAGCGCTTTGCCGGTGCGGAAGATCTTCTGCATGATTTCGTTCTCGGCATGGTCCAGCGTGCCGTACGCAATCAGGCGAATGTCTTCCAGCGGATCGGCGAGCAGTTCGCGCAGCAAGGTGCCCGTAGTGCGGGTCGGCATGCTCTGGATCGCCACGAGGGCCGACAAACGGTCAGTGGCCGACACCTGGGTATTCGCGAGACGCGCCTGCAGGCGCGCGCCGCCGCCGTGCGACACCCGCGACACCAGATAGGTGACGAATTCCGGACGCGGCACGTCGGTAAGCTGATCGCTTTCCTTGCGGCCGGGGAACAGCGCGGCCCAGATGCAACTGATCAGCACCACGACGCCGCCGAACAGCGGCACGAAGGTGCACGCCGCCCACAGGAACAGCAGCGACATCGCGCGCGGTTCGCGATAGTTCGGCGGCAGCCAGCAGCGCAAGGCGATCGCCTCGGCCAGCCCGGCCACGGCCTGCAGCGCGAGAAAGCGCAGCAGCGGGTCGATCGCGCCAGCCGGCGTCAGCAGGCTCACGACCGCCAGATACTGGAGGACCGCCGCCACCAGCGCGACCAGCACGCTCACGATGAGGGACAGGGGCTTAGACATCGAGGCCGCTTCGTTTGAGAAGACGCAGCAACGCCGCGCCCGGCTCGTCGCCCTCGAGGTGCAGCGTATGAACGCCGACGCGCGAATGTTCCAGATCCGAGTTGAACTGGGCCGTCAGGCTGGCCTCGATCCGCGCCAGATAGCCTTCGATCCCGGTGGTGTCGGTCGCCGGCATCAGGTTCACCAGCACCGATTGTTTGGCGGTCTGCACCGGCCACATCACGTCGAGCGAACGACGGCGGCGCATGACGTGTTCGAACAGCGAATCGCCCTCTTCGTCGCGCGGGAACGCCAGCGCCACCAGCGACGACGCCACGCCCGCCTTCTGCTGCAGACGCGTCAACCGGCTCAGGTCGAGCGCGAATTCGTACGGGCAGTTCGGCACGCTGTCGAGAATGCGCTGCACGAACGCCGAATGCTCGACGCCGTCGGCGTAGTAACCGAGCAGCACCAGCAACAGTTGCAGGTTGTCGAAATTGAGCGACAGGAACGGCATGCGCTTGACGATCAGCAGCGCGCGCAATTCGCCGTCGGCCGAGACCAGCGGCGCGCAGACCAGATACTGGCTGACCGGTACCATGGTGTCTTCGTTCTTCAGATGCGCGACGCTCAGCGTGGTGAGCGCGTGCGTGACGAGTTCGTCGTTCGCTTCGAGTTCGAACGCGTCGCCGATCTGCGCGATGGCCTGGGTGCCGAGCTTGCCGTCGCGCACCGGGTACAAGGCCGCCACTTCGATCTGGCAGGCCTGCGCGACGAATTCGAGCAAACCGCTCGCGCCCGTCAGCGTGTCGCCCGGCGCAGCGGCGGCCGGCACGGCCAGCGCCGTGTCCGTCGCCACGGAAAGGCGGCGCAATTCGGTGATCGAATCGCGCAGCGTGGTCGGCCGGGACAACAGGTCTTTCTCGAGCCGCTCGTGCGAGAGGCGCATCAGATAGTGACTGTTGGTCAGCGCGACGAGCCGGTCGTTCAGGTAATCGTTCAGCGACGACGCCCGCTCGGCGCGGGTGCCCCACGTGTCGCCGAAATGCCCGGCGAGAATGGTCTGGATCAGGCCGCCCGCAAAAAACATCGCGGGGAACGCGTTGCCGTGCGGATAAAAGAAGGACCATGCGCCAAGCATAATCACGCCGGACAGCAGACCGAGCAGACTGCCGTAGCGCAGCGCCACCAGCAGCGACACCAGCCACACCCACGGGTAGCCGGCGTGCAGCAGCAACGGGTCTTCGGGATGAAACCAGTGCGTCAGGGCCAGCACGACCACCACGAGCGCGATGGTTTCCACGATCGCGAACGGCCGCGCCACCGCGGGCGCCAGAAAGCGGCGCACACGTCCGAGATTGCCGAACGGATGCGCATGGCGCGGCTTCGAGGCGCCTGGGTTGTTTTCCACGGCTGCGGTATTCACGGCCATTTCCTTTTCACTTGTCGTATCGGGTTCCGGTGCGCGGTCCGCGCTTCACGCGCCAGCCGGCCACCCGGGGATAAGCTTACTGACGCGCCTGCAACGGCGACAGCACCTTGGCGATCAGCGAGCTGGCCACGCTCGACAGACCCGAGCGGCTCCAGCCGGTACGCGTACCCGTTGCGCTCCACACCACGGCGCCGTTCGATACGTCGATCAGTTCGAACGTCACGCCGACCACCGGCTCGCCGTCCACGCCGGTCTTGTAACGCCATTCTTCGACGGCGCCCGAGAGCACGTAACGGGCATTCTGCGAGCGCGCCCAGTCGAGCGCCTTGTCGCCGTCGCCGCGTTGCGTCGTGTCGAACATCGCGTTGCGGCTGGCATCGGCCGGCGCAATACGCACGTCCGCAATGCCGCCGACGCGCAGCGTGTTGGCCGCGATCGACTCGGCGCTGTGACCGGCGTCCGGCGTTTCAGTGTAGTTGGCGATCGACACCACCGCCACTTTGTCGCCGCGCGAAAGCGTCGGACCCGAGGTCTGGCGGACCGTGCCGCAGGCGCTCACGATCAGGGCCAGCGTGGTTGCCGCGACACACCAGGCGCTGGTTCGAGCCAATTGTTTGATGCCGTACATGAAGAATTCTCCTTGGATGGATTCGAAACCGGGATTCAGTAAAACCAGCTATAACGCGCGCCGATCTGGGTCACAGGCGTGCCGAGACGCGACACACGCTGATGTGAGAAAAAGACTGCCGCATGGTCGCCGCCGAACACGGTGCCCGCGAGCCCCAGGCTGACTTCCGGCCCCCAGCCCTGGAGCGTGTCGTGCAGCATGCCGACGTCGAGAAACGGCCGCCACGCGCGCGTGTACTGATCGATCAGATCGTTGCCGAAACCGAAGAACAGCCCGTATTGCGAGTACGTCTGCGGGACGAACGACGCCGCGGTGGCGGGACCGGCGGCCACCGGAATCAGCCGCGAAATCAGGCCGTCGGCCGCACCGCTGGCGCTGTAGTCGCCGTGCGCGCCGATCAGCCGTATCGTGTAGTCGGGATAGTTGGTGCGGATCCGATAGCCGATTTCCCCCGTCGACAGCACGCCGCTGCCGAGGTAGTGACGCGCCTGGCTATAGAAGCGGTCGGCTTCGACGGTGCCGGTTGCATACAGGTGCTGCGTGGCGTGATAGGTGACCGTGCCGATCACGTTGTCTTTCATGCCGCCGATCTGCAGCGCCTGCGATTCC contains:
- the pelF gene encoding GT4 family glycosyltransferase PelF encodes the protein MIKELPVRRAADADVCLLLEGTFPFVRGGVSSWVNEMIRSYPTTRFAIVFIGSRLQDYSGVAYALPDNVVHIETHFLYESERADLPQPRAVAGDAAAFARSQELHDALRDTRSGVDAGALMASMIPMLGEKGALNEAEFLSSRAAWDTIVDQYQKYCTDPSFTDYFWTVRIMHKPLWQLARVAEKLLPARVYHTVSTGYGGFLGALMHYRTGRPLLISEHGIYTKERKIDLLQSQWIRDNRGVFERDISRVSYFRELWVRFFEAIGKLAYDAADDIVALYETNRQRQITDGARAERTQCIPNGIDVDGLAPLVAQRKPRAHRVVALIGRVVPIKDIKTFIRSIFIASRSLPDLEGWIIGPEEEDPAYALECRALVESLGLGRNVKFLGFQRIDEMLPQVDVIALTSISEALPLVVLEGFAAGVPAITTDVGSCRQLIEGVDEEDRALGSAGMVVQLADPAAFAQAVLSLLADDARWLAAQQAGLARVRRYYTKTQMIDRYRVLYERLAALPDRKANAAGGDAARCPVNHGTQSNGAGARAQTAASVQSQETR
- a CDS encoding PelD GGDEF domain-containing protein; its protein translation is MAVNTAAVENNPGASKPRHAHPFGNLGRVRRFLAPAVARPFAIVETIALVVVVLALTHWFHPEDPLLLHAGYPWVWLVSLLVALRYGSLLGLLSGVIMLGAWSFFYPHGNAFPAMFFAGGLIQTILAGHFGDTWGTRAERASSLNDYLNDRLVALTNSHYLMRLSHERLEKDLLSRPTTLRDSITELRRLSVATDTALAVPAAAAPGDTLTGASGLLEFVAQACQIEVAALYPVRDGKLGTQAIAQIGDAFELEANDELVTHALTTLSVAHLKNEDTMVPVSQYLVCAPLVSADGELRALLIVKRMPFLSLNFDNLQLLLVLLGYYADGVEHSAFVQRILDSVPNCPYEFALDLSRLTRLQQKAGVASSLVALAFPRDEEGDSLFEHVMRRRRSLDVMWPVQTAKQSVLVNLMPATDTTGIEGYLARIEASLTAQFNSDLEHSRVGVHTLHLEGDEPGAALLRLLKRSGLDV
- a CDS encoding transporter, whose protein sequence is MYGIKQLARTSAWCVAATTLALIVSACGTVRQTSGPTLSRGDKVAVVSIANYTETPDAGHSAESIAANTLRVGGIADVRIAPADASRNAMFDTTQRGDGDKALDWARSQNARYVLSGAVEEWRYKTGVDGEPVVGVTFELIDVSNGAVVWSATGTRTGWSRSGLSSVASSLIAKVLSPLQARQ